One stretch of Chitinophaga pendula DNA includes these proteins:
- a CDS encoding alpha/beta hydrolase family protein encodes MKICFRKPNYVLWASLFVIALFANACRQDKTTPPQGKEKPTMELVREITVSKDDIQRRLSSPNQRISDILPIINSLLVKVYKVTYPTTDIDGQPITASGLMLIPNGEENPSLISFQHGTLTDPLGAPSLYTPGTLLTNYGPIVAALGYVVIAPDFLGYGSTSNIEHPYQHAGTLASATKDMIDATKILLKEKNINWDGKLYLSGYSEGGYATMAAYKLLEQKYPNQYNIRAVTCGAGAYDITNTAKYVLSNNKDIDTFFVQTYAWTLTTINRAEHINRPLNQLFNAPYDTELATKPIFKTVVPANPTLLFSQPFKDGIFNGTDHQFLNAFEKNNLYDWTPQRPILLLHADGDKHVPLLNYYNTVSKFISNGVPHLSKDIIVGKDHPGAIPDYIVRSVFFFLTNP; translated from the coding sequence ATGAAAATCTGCTTCAGAAAGCCCAACTATGTCCTCTGGGCCTCCCTATTCGTCATCGCCCTGTTTGCCAACGCCTGCCGCCAGGACAAAACAACACCTCCGCAAGGCAAAGAAAAACCTACCATGGAACTGGTACGCGAGATCACCGTCAGCAAAGACGATATCCAACGCCGCCTCTCCTCCCCCAATCAACGCATCAGCGACATCCTCCCCATCATCAACAGCCTGCTGGTCAAAGTCTACAAAGTAACCTATCCCACCACCGACATCGATGGTCAACCCATCACCGCCAGCGGACTGATGCTCATTCCTAACGGAGAAGAAAACCCCTCCCTCATCAGCTTCCAGCATGGTACACTCACCGACCCTCTCGGTGCCCCCTCCCTCTACACACCGGGTACCCTACTCACTAACTATGGTCCCATCGTCGCCGCACTCGGATATGTCGTGATCGCCCCCGACTTCCTCGGATATGGCAGCACCTCCAACATCGAACATCCCTATCAACACGCAGGCACCCTCGCCTCCGCCACCAAAGACATGATCGATGCCACCAAAATATTACTCAAAGAAAAAAATATCAACTGGGATGGCAAACTATATCTCAGCGGATACTCTGAAGGTGGATACGCTACCATGGCAGCCTACAAACTACTGGAACAAAAATACCCCAACCAGTATAACATCCGCGCAGTAACCTGCGGAGCAGGCGCCTACGATATCACCAATACCGCCAAATACGTACTCTCCAACAATAAAGATATCGACACCTTCTTCGTACAAACTTACGCCTGGACTTTAACCACCATCAATAGGGCCGAACATATCAACAGACCACTCAACCAGCTGTTCAATGCGCCCTATGATACAGAGCTCGCCACCAAACCCATCTTCAAAACCGTGGTACCCGCCAATCCTACCTTGTTATTCTCACAGCCTTTTAAAGATGGCATCTTCAACGGCACAGATCACCAGTTCCTCAATGCCTTCGAAAAGAATAACCTCTACGATTGGACACCACAACGCCCCATCCTGCTCTTACACGCAGATGGCGACAAACACGTACCCCTACTGAACTACTACAATACCGTTAGCAAGTTTATCAGCAATGGAGTACCCCACCTCTCTAAAGATATCATCGTTGGCAAAGACCATCCGGGTGCCATTCCCGACTATATCGTTCGCTCTGTCTTCTTCTTCCTTACTAACCCATAA
- a CDS encoding TolC family protein produces the protein MLRVIIFCSLILTVVSRVTAQVDTSFARKPLGYAEYLSLIAQHNLNYAAEQFNVNIAAANVEAAKVFSDPSVAFNYNNNEHWIKQLGYGIGGTLNYTLELGGKRRARIQLANNQLLLVQYQLQDYFQRLRAEATLAYLEAIKQQRLLYVNMDSYNTMRRLAVADSVRFRLGAIMASDARQSKLEAGVMLNDVYAGAAELKGALVSLQLLLGSTVRDTFYMPVGDPRGFDREYGLEALITEGLNNRADLLAARQQQAVAQRALRVAKANRVIDLGLGAGFTSNAEATNEIAPTPAYKAYTAGISVPIKLSNRYKGELHAAKFGIAQSDIQYQQACVQVQTEVTAAYHKYLAARRQVAQFDSGLLTEAKQILDGKIYSYQRGETGLLEVLNAQRTYNDVRQNYYTTLNAYAGALVELERSAGIWDINF, from the coding sequence ATGCTAAGAGTTATTATTTTCTGTTCATTGATATTGACGGTGGTATCGCGTGTTACTGCGCAGGTGGACACCAGTTTTGCACGTAAGCCGCTGGGGTATGCGGAATATCTGTCGCTCATTGCGCAGCACAACCTGAACTATGCGGCAGAGCAATTCAATGTAAATATTGCTGCTGCGAATGTAGAGGCTGCCAAGGTGTTTTCTGATCCCAGTGTGGCATTTAACTACAATAACAACGAACACTGGATCAAACAATTGGGATACGGGATAGGCGGGACGTTGAATTACACGCTGGAATTGGGCGGTAAGCGGCGGGCACGTATACAGCTGGCGAACAACCAGTTGTTGCTGGTACAGTACCAGTTGCAGGACTACTTTCAGCGATTGCGAGCGGAGGCAACGCTGGCTTATCTGGAGGCGATAAAGCAGCAGCGGCTGTTGTATGTGAACATGGATTCTTACAATACGATGCGCCGGTTGGCTGTTGCGGACAGTGTGCGGTTCAGGTTAGGAGCGATCATGGCATCGGATGCCCGTCAAAGTAAGCTGGAAGCCGGTGTGATGCTGAATGATGTATATGCCGGTGCGGCTGAGTTAAAAGGTGCGTTGGTGAGTTTGCAGTTATTACTCGGGAGCACGGTACGTGATACGTTTTATATGCCGGTGGGTGATCCACGGGGTTTTGACCGGGAGTATGGATTGGAGGCGCTTATTACGGAAGGGCTTAATAACAGGGCGGATCTGCTGGCGGCCCGTCAGCAGCAGGCGGTGGCGCAGCGGGCATTGCGGGTAGCGAAGGCGAACAGGGTTATCGACCTGGGATTAGGAGCTGGTTTTACATCCAATGCGGAAGCTACCAATGAAATTGCGCCGACGCCGGCTTACAAGGCGTATACGGCCGGTATTTCGGTTCCGATCAAGTTGTCTAACCGGTATAAAGGGGAGTTGCATGCGGCTAAATTTGGTATTGCTCAAAGCGATATACAGTATCAGCAAGCTTGTGTGCAGGTGCAGACGGAGGTGACAGCGGCTTATCATAAGTACCTGGCTGCCCGCCGGCAGGTGGCGCAGTTTGACAGTGGATTGCTGACGGAGGCGAAGCAGATATTGGATGGAAAGATCTATAGTTATCAGCGTGGTGAGACGGGATTGCTGGAGGTGTTAAATGCGCAGCGTACGTATAACGATGTACGGCAGAATTATTATACGACTTTAAATGCTTATGCGGGAGCGCTGGTCGAATTGGAACGATCGGCGGGGATCTGGGATATTAATTTCTGA
- a CDS encoding efflux RND transporter permease subunit: protein MKRLFYFTIPQRWLLLALFVLLALFGYYSWQQLSIEAYPDIADVTSQVVTQVPGLAAEEMEQQITIPIERALNGMPGMHVMRSRSTFGLSMITLVFKDGTDDYWARQRIQERLNDVELPYGAKPGLDPLTSPVGEIFRYIIESPNHDLREITDLQRWVIIPRIKQVAGVADVTNFGGITTQYQVAIDPRKLEQYGLSLADVQGAINNNNANAGGSVMTRGDLGYVVRGIGLVNTLRGLGDIVVKSNNGMPVFLKDVGEVKFGTLERKGTLGYTDRQVSYTDGIEGIVLLLKHENPSEVLAGIHAAVADLNEHLLPKGVRIRPFLDRTALVSTTLDTVSHTLLEGMALVIIVLILFLGSWRGALLVAITIPLSLMIAFILMHFTHIPANLLSLGAIDFGIIVDGAIVMLETILRKREDSPEDSLEEMTTGQLAMGVAKPIFFSTIIIITAYLPLFAFERVEKKLFTPMAFTVGYALLGALAVALLLIPGLAYAVYRRPRRPYHNKWLERLTGAYDRRIHQLLLHPRRVFIPLGVVLAGAIVLTVFVGKDFLPPLDEGSIWLQVQLPPGLSLAKSREMSDTLRARTLKYGEVTYMMVQAGRNDDGTDPFTPSHFECSIGLKPYSQWPRGKRKADLINELSQEYATMPGYTVGFSQPMIDGVMDKIAGAHSELVVKVYGDHFEETRRIANNVLRTLKTVPGAVDLAIDQEPPLPQLQVKVDRDAVAKYGLNVADISELIEVAIGGKAISQVFVNDKVYDVICRFNEESRDTPEKIAGLMLTSGTGAKIPLSQVAEIKTATGESTITREMNKRHLTVRLNLRGNDLTHFLAAAQDSLARHVQYDHNAYKVQWGGQFENQHRAYARLAVIVPLALAIMFVLLYGAFGRFRQAGLILSIVPLALFGGMAALCVRGMTLNVSSAVGFIALFGVAIQNGVIMISRINELRRQRYALSEAVLQGAKDRFRPVLMTATVAVLGLLPASLATGIGSDVQRPLATVIVYGLLAATVITLFVLPALYYLVERRWGKHDFTAPEA from the coding sequence ATGAAACGACTATTCTATTTTACCATCCCACAGCGATGGTTGTTGCTGGCGTTATTTGTGCTGCTGGCTTTATTTGGATATTATTCCTGGCAGCAGTTGTCGATAGAGGCTTATCCTGATATTGCGGATGTGACATCACAGGTGGTCACCCAGGTGCCCGGGCTGGCGGCTGAGGAGATGGAGCAGCAGATCACTATACCTATAGAACGTGCTTTGAACGGGATGCCCGGTATGCATGTGATGCGTAGCCGGAGTACGTTTGGCTTGTCGATGATCACCCTTGTATTCAAGGACGGAACAGATGATTACTGGGCCCGGCAGCGGATACAGGAACGGCTGAACGACGTGGAGTTGCCGTACGGCGCGAAGCCCGGACTGGATCCGCTTACATCGCCGGTAGGGGAAATCTTCCGATACATTATTGAAAGCCCGAATCATGATCTGCGGGAGATCACCGATTTGCAACGGTGGGTGATCATTCCGCGGATCAAACAAGTCGCCGGTGTGGCGGACGTGACTAATTTCGGTGGTATTACTACGCAGTACCAGGTGGCGATAGATCCACGTAAGCTGGAGCAATACGGGTTATCGCTGGCAGATGTGCAGGGTGCCATCAATAATAACAATGCCAATGCCGGAGGCAGTGTGATGACACGCGGTGATCTGGGGTATGTGGTGAGGGGGATCGGGTTGGTCAATACTTTAAGAGGGCTGGGGGATATCGTTGTGAAGTCGAATAACGGTATGCCTGTATTTCTTAAAGATGTGGGCGAGGTGAAGTTCGGTACGCTGGAACGTAAGGGTACCTTGGGCTATACGGACCGTCAGGTGAGTTATACGGACGGGATAGAAGGGATTGTGTTATTGTTGAAGCATGAGAATCCATCGGAGGTGCTGGCTGGTATACATGCAGCAGTTGCTGATCTGAATGAGCACCTGTTGCCTAAGGGGGTACGTATACGTCCTTTCCTGGACCGTACGGCGCTGGTATCTACGACACTGGATACAGTATCACATACACTTTTAGAAGGTATGGCATTGGTGATCATCGTGCTCATATTATTCCTCGGTAGCTGGCGGGGAGCTTTACTGGTGGCTATTACGATTCCGCTGTCATTGATGATCGCATTTATCCTGATGCATTTTACGCATATTCCTGCTAACCTGTTATCGCTAGGCGCTATTGACTTCGGTATCATTGTGGACGGTGCGATCGTGATGTTGGAGACGATCTTACGTAAGCGGGAGGATTCGCCGGAGGATTCGCTGGAGGAGATGACTACCGGTCAGCTGGCGATGGGCGTTGCCAAACCTATATTCTTTTCTACTATTATCATCATTACGGCTTATCTGCCTTTGTTTGCCTTTGAGCGCGTGGAGAAGAAGTTGTTTACGCCAATGGCATTTACGGTAGGCTATGCTTTGCTCGGTGCGTTGGCGGTGGCGTTGTTATTGATTCCCGGGTTGGCTTATGCGGTATATCGCCGACCGCGCCGTCCCTATCATAACAAGTGGCTGGAGCGGCTGACCGGCGCGTATGACCGGCGTATTCACCAGCTTCTGTTGCATCCGCGGCGGGTATTTATTCCATTAGGGGTGGTGTTGGCCGGAGCGATTGTGTTGACGGTATTTGTGGGGAAGGATTTTTTGCCACCGCTGGATGAAGGATCTATCTGGTTGCAGGTGCAATTACCTCCCGGGTTATCGCTGGCGAAGTCGAGAGAGATGAGTGATACATTACGTGCCCGTACGTTGAAATATGGGGAGGTGACCTATATGATGGTACAGGCTGGGCGTAATGATGACGGTACGGACCCCTTTACGCCATCGCATTTTGAATGTTCGATCGGGTTGAAACCTTATAGTCAGTGGCCACGAGGAAAGCGTAAGGCGGATCTGATCAATGAGTTGTCGCAGGAGTATGCGACGATGCCCGGGTATACGGTGGGTTTCAGTCAGCCGATGATAGACGGTGTGATGGATAAGATTGCGGGGGCGCATAGTGAGTTGGTGGTGAAGGTGTATGGGGATCATTTTGAGGAGACGCGCCGTATTGCCAACAATGTGCTACGTACGTTGAAGACGGTGCCTGGCGCTGTTGACCTGGCGATCGACCAGGAGCCGCCATTGCCTCAATTGCAGGTGAAGGTGGACCGTGATGCGGTGGCTAAGTACGGATTGAATGTGGCGGATATTTCGGAGTTGATAGAGGTAGCGATTGGAGGTAAGGCTATTTCGCAGGTGTTTGTGAATGACAAGGTATATGATGTGATCTGTCGTTTCAATGAGGAAAGCCGGGATACGCCGGAGAAGATCGCGGGGCTGATGCTTACTTCCGGTACGGGGGCGAAGATACCCTTGTCGCAGGTGGCGGAGATAAAGACTGCTACGGGGGAGAGTACTATTACGAGGGAGATGAACAAGCGTCATCTGACGGTGCGGTTGAACCTGCGCGGTAATGACCTGACCCATTTTCTGGCTGCTGCGCAGGATAGTTTGGCGCGGCATGTACAGTATGACCATAACGCTTATAAGGTGCAGTGGGGCGGTCAATTTGAGAATCAGCACCGGGCATATGCCCGGCTGGCGGTGATAGTGCCGTTAGCGTTGGCTATCATGTTCGTGTTGTTGTACGGAGCGTTTGGTCGTTTCCGCCAGGCCGGTCTTATTCTGTCTATTGTACCCTTGGCGTTGTTTGGTGGGATGGCAGCTTTGTGTGTACGCGGGATGACGCTGAATGTGTCGTCGGCGGTGGGCTTTATTGCTTTGTTTGGCGTGGCTATACAGAACGGGGTAATTATGATCTCCCGTATCAATGAGTTGCGGCGACAGCGGTATGCCTTGTCGGAGGCGGTATTACAAGGGGCGAAGGATCGCTTCCGGCCGGTGCTGATGACGGCGACGGTGGCGGTATTAGGTTTATTGCCTGCCTCGTTGGCCACTGGTATCGGATCGGATGTGCAGCGGCCATTGGCGACGGTGATCGTATACGGGCTGCTGGCGGCGACGGTTATCACCTTATTTGTATTACCTGCACTTTACTACCTGGTGGAGCGGCGCTGGGGTAAACATGATTTTACGGCCCCGGAGGCTTAA